ACTTCATTTCCGGAGTCCGGTGTCAGGTCGTTCACGCACGCGTTGCGGATCAGCTCCTTGAGAAGAGTAGTGGCCGCTTCGGCGAGGGGGGTATCTCGGTGCATGGGGTGGAGTGTACTTTCAAGTGGCGATCGATTAGTCACATGCAAAACAATGCATGTATCATCAGCTACACCAGTAACTGAAAGGTTGGGAACGTGGCGAGACGCGAAATGAGCACCGACCCGCGGGCGGTCAGGACCCGCGCGACGCTGATCGAGGCAACGATCGAGCTCCTCAAGACGAACCGGGCGGAGTCGCTGTCGGTGTCCCAGATTGTGAAGGCGGGAAACTTAAGCCGGCAGGTGTTCTATGAGCACTTCGCCGACCGCGACGCACTGCTGTACGCGGCGGGGGAGAAGATACTTGAGCCCTCCTCTGTGCGGGCGGTGGAGACGGTCAACGCATCGATTGAACCTGACCGCCTGATTGAGGGGTTGTTCGAGACAGTCAACCCCTACCGGGACGCACTGCGGAACCTATGCGATGGCCCGGTGCACTGGCGCATCCACCAGTACAGCGTGGACAAAATGCTCCCCTTTTTGGAGATGGAGCTACGCGAGAACTTGGAGCGGGGCGGATCGGAGCTCCCGGATGAGCACATCCGGCGCACGGCCGAACTACTGGCCTGCGGAGTTGCGGCCCAGCTGACGGATGCGATCCGGGAGGGTCGCTCCCCGAAGGAAGCCCGCCACGTCATGCGGGTCGTGCGGGAAACGCTCAGCGCGGTCAAGTACGACAAGCCTTAAACCGGCCCAAACCACGAATTCTTGAACACCGTTCAAGGGTGTGAGATAGTATCCTCACCCTAATTGAACGGAGTTCAAGCATGACTATTCTCGACACCGCGCGCACCAAGGCCCTCGAGCGCGGCGAAGGCCTCAACGAGGCCGAGATTCTCGACGTCCTCAACGTGCCCGACGACCAGCTCACCGAGCTCCTCGAGCTCGCGCACCAGGTGCGCATCAAGCACTGCGGCGTCGAAGTGAGCCTCGAAGGCATCATATCCCTGAAGACGGGCGGCTGCCCTGAGGACTGCCACTTCTGCTCTCAGTCCGGCTTGTTCGAGTCCCCGGTCCGCGCCGTCACCCTCGACATTGACGAGCTGGTCGAGGCCGCCCGACAGTCCGCGAAGATGGGGGCGAGCGAGTTCTGCATCGTCGCCGCCGTCAAAGGGCCCACCGAGCGCCTGCTTGACCAGGTCAAAGATGCGATCCAGGCGATCAACGCCGAGGTGGACATCTCCATCTCCGCGTCGCTGGGCATCCTCACCCGCGAACAGGCCCGCCGCCTGCGGGAGATGGGCGTGTCGCGCTACAACCACAATTTCGAAACCGCGCGTTCCTTCTTTCCCAACGTGGTCACAACTCACACGTGGGAAGAGCGCAAGAACACCCTCGACTTCGTGCGCGCCGAGGGGATGGAAGTCTGCTGCGGCGGAATCATCGGCCTCGGCGAGACCTTGGAGCAGCGCGCGGAGTTCGCGGCGCAGCTCGCCGAGGTCGAACCCCACGAGGTGCCCATGAACTTCCTCGACCCGCGCCCGGGCACCCCGTTCGCCGACCGCGGCCTCGTTCCCCGGGGCGAGGCGCTTCGCGCCGTCGCGGCGTTCCGCCTGGCCATGCCGACCGCCCAGCTGCGATTCGCCGGCGGCACCGAGCTCGCGCTTGGCGACGACGGCACGGAGCAGGGCCTCCTCGGCGGAGCTAACGCGATCATCGGCGGCAACTACCTCACCACCGCGGGCCGCCCGATGGAGGTTGACCGCGAGCTGATCGACACCCTGAAGGCGCTTTAGGTGAAGATCCCCGCGAGCACCGAGCTTGCCGACGCCGTCCTGTCCGGCGAGGTCGCGTTCACCCACCCCAGGGGCCGCGAATGGGACGTCCCGCGGATCTGCCCCCTGTGCCAGCGGCGCATGGTGGTCAAGCTCAACCCCTTCGGATGGGAAGCGGCGTGCTCGCGGCACGGAGTGCTGCGCTCCGAGTGGCTGGAGAAATAAGACAAAAACCGCCGCACCCGAAAGTGCGGCGGTTCTTTAGCGGTGTCTGCCTAGAGAGCGACGACCTGCTGAGCCTGCGGGCCCTTGGCGCCCTCGCCGACCTCGAACTCGACCTGCTGGTTCTCCTCCAGGTTGCGGTAGCCGCTGCCCTGGATCTCGGAGAAGTGGACGAAGAGGTCCGCGGAGCCGTCGTTAGGCGAGATGAAGCCGAAGCCCTTGTCGCCGTTGAACCATTTCACAGTACCCTGTGCCATATTTTTACCTTCAAGTTTCTTCTGGTGATGCTACGAGCGACAATATGATTCACTGCCGCCGCGAGTCGGAAACGACTGTTAATCCCTGCTATCACTAGAACTTGCTAAGTAATGTGTAACAATTTGCGACTGTCACCGAGCTTGCCACACTTGGCCACAGGGCCGCGCATCGGGGGTGGAAATCAGCCCCGCAGGCCCAGCTCATCACCCAGCGCAATTGCCAGCTTGTCCAGCGCCTCGGTGGTGTTCACGTACGAGCCTTCCGGGGAACGGGCTGCGATGGCGATGCCGAGCGCTTGCCCGTCGACACGCACGAAGCCCAGCTGGCGGGAATGCCAGGACCCGTCCAGGCGGTCACCGCTCCACCCGCCCTTGAACGCTGCGTTCTCCAAATTTCCCAGGCCCCAGCGCTGCCCGTCGACAACGTCGCGCATGGCGATGATGACCTCGTTGTCCTCGTCGAGGGTGGACAGGTGCCACGCGTAGCGCGCCGCCGATGCGAGCGGCCACTGCGAGCGCCCGAACGCGCTGCGTACATCGATGACGGCGCCAGCGTCGGCGACCTCTTCCTCCACGCTCTCCTCGCCGACGCATTGCAGCAGGGAGTACGCGCTGGCGTTATCGGACCACTCGATAGAAGACTCGATCATCGACGAAATGGCGGCGTCGCTGTAGGAGCAGTGCTCCTGGGCCGACAGCGCAATGGGGACTTTGACGGTGGACCAGGACGGCAGGGTTGCGATGGTGCCGGTGTGGCCGTTGATGTGGCCGTCGTAAAGCGAAATGCCCAGTTCCGTACCCGTCTCCTCCTCGATTTCGGCGAGGTCGTCGCGCAAAAAGCGCAGGGTGTCGGTGACCTCGAACACGGGATCGGGGGCTGAGACCGGGGCGCTGGGGGTTTCCTCGGTGTCAGTGCCGGCAGCCGGTGCTGAGCAGGCCGCCGTAGTCAGAGCGAGGAGCGGTCCGAGGAGGGCAACCGCCCGCGCCACGCGCGTGTTCACGGCGCAGATATTAACCGTTGTCTGCGAATTTGTCCCACTCTGCCTCCAACGCGTGCCCGTTCGCACCGTAGATCGACGGAACCCCCCGGTAGTTGCCCGGCTGCGCGATGGTGGAGGTGCTGCCGTGGGCTAGGATGTGCTCCTGCGGCGATAGCTCACGGATGGCCACCAGCTCGATCCGGTTGGGGTGCTCGAAGACGAGGTCGGAATAGATCATCGGATCGTGCTGG
This window of the Corynebacterium qintianiae genome carries:
- a CDS encoding cold-shock protein, encoding MAQGTVKWFNGDKGFGFISPNDGSADLFVHFSEIQGSGYRNLEENQQVEFEVGEGAKGPQAQQVVAL
- a CDS encoding TetR/AcrR family transcriptional regulator: MARREMSTDPRAVRTRATLIEATIELLKTNRAESLSVSQIVKAGNLSRQVFYEHFADRDALLYAAGEKILEPSSVRAVETVNASIEPDRLIEGLFETVNPYRDALRNLCDGPVHWRIHQYSVDKMLPFLEMELRENLERGGSELPDEHIRRTAELLACGVAAQLTDAIREGRSPKEARHVMRVVRETLSAVKYDKP
- the bioB gene encoding biotin synthase BioB, giving the protein MTILDTARTKALERGEGLNEAEILDVLNVPDDQLTELLELAHQVRIKHCGVEVSLEGIISLKTGGCPEDCHFCSQSGLFESPVRAVTLDIDELVEAARQSAKMGASEFCIVAAVKGPTERLLDQVKDAIQAINAEVDISISASLGILTREQARRLREMGVSRYNHNFETARSFFPNVVTTHTWEERKNTLDFVRAEGMEVCCGGIIGLGETLEQRAEFAAQLAEVEPHEVPMNFLDPRPGTPFADRGLVPRGEALRAVAAFRLAMPTAQLRFAGGTELALGDDGTEQGLLGGANAIIGGNYLTTAGRPMEVDRELIDTLKAL